The following coding sequences are from one Paenarthrobacter ureafaciens window:
- a CDS encoding GntR family transcriptional regulator, with translation MPAASPSSVRTGLPVSRQVLADHVYEALLEWLMDGRLEPGAAVSIDGMARELEVSPTPVREALARLEHTGMVRRVALKGYRVAPVFTREDFAELMEARLSIEPVNARLACSRMTPDGLAALKQAVEDLRTAPRGGSFAEYRSYLEADERFHQLIAAQASNQFLLAAYNTLGGQIQRFRLFGGVGITDAEQAIAEHQAVLDALLSGDPEAAATAMTKHVENVRGRAMADAPED, from the coding sequence CCGGCCTTCCCGTGAGCCGGCAGGTTCTTGCCGACCACGTTTACGAGGCCCTGCTCGAGTGGTTGATGGATGGCCGGCTCGAGCCCGGAGCGGCTGTGAGCATCGACGGCATGGCCAGGGAACTCGAAGTCTCACCTACCCCCGTACGCGAAGCGTTGGCACGTTTGGAGCATACGGGGATGGTCCGTCGGGTGGCGCTCAAGGGGTACCGGGTGGCCCCCGTTTTCACCCGCGAGGACTTCGCGGAATTGATGGAAGCCCGGCTTTCCATTGAACCTGTCAATGCCCGCCTGGCCTGTTCGCGGATGACCCCTGACGGACTCGCAGCCTTGAAGCAGGCCGTCGAGGACCTGCGGACAGCTCCGCGCGGTGGGAGCTTTGCGGAGTACCGCAGCTACCTCGAGGCAGACGAACGTTTCCACCAGTTGATTGCAGCCCAGGCCAGCAATCAGTTCCTCCTTGCGGCCTACAACACCTTGGGCGGGCAGATCCAGCGGTTCCGGCTGTTCGGGGGAGTGGGCATTACCGACGCCGAACAGGCGATCGCCGAACACCAGGCAGTGCTGGACGCGCTGCTCAGCGGCGATCCTGAAGCCGCTGCCACAGCCATGACCAAGCACGTAGAGAACGTGCGGGGCCGGGCGATGGCTGACGCGCCCGAAGACTGA
- a CDS encoding sugar phosphate isomerase/epimerase family protein: MAYTAENWPITAALLQFPGTDASGQQVNDADASVWASVFQEVKDAGFANADLTDSWVRPGDLSKERLAEFKQTADEVGVGIPVISAIRRSVIHERDWEDNLAYSHRTIDAAAELGCEVVSIGLHQAITPEQQKQLWFWTVEGYKDPVGDKEAWGNAVSRIREIGKHAAEAGILVSLEMYEDTYLGTGDSSVQLVQDIGLDNVGLNPDLGNLIRLHRPIEDWRELVHKTLPYSNYWHMKNYIRDEDVARDSYITMPAPMESGLINYREAFKYALSMGFQGILCVEHYGGDGLSVTASNQDYLRRHVLPKNDGYALGQSKVAQGRQQPASTQFAGV; encoded by the coding sequence ATGGCGTACACCGCCGAAAACTGGCCCATCACCGCGGCCCTCCTGCAGTTCCCGGGCACGGATGCTTCGGGCCAGCAGGTCAACGACGCCGACGCTTCCGTTTGGGCCTCGGTCTTCCAGGAAGTCAAGGACGCCGGTTTTGCCAACGCAGACCTCACGGACAGCTGGGTCCGTCCCGGCGACCTGAGCAAGGAGCGCCTGGCCGAGTTCAAGCAGACCGCTGACGAAGTTGGCGTCGGGATCCCGGTGATCTCCGCGATCCGCCGCAGCGTCATCCACGAGCGCGACTGGGAAGACAACCTGGCTTACAGCCACCGCACCATTGACGCCGCAGCAGAGCTTGGCTGCGAAGTGGTTTCCATCGGCCTCCACCAGGCCATCACCCCGGAACAGCAGAAGCAGTTGTGGTTCTGGACCGTGGAAGGCTACAAGGATCCTGTTGGTGACAAGGAAGCGTGGGGCAACGCAGTCTCCCGCATCCGTGAAATCGGCAAGCACGCCGCTGAAGCAGGCATCCTGGTCTCGCTGGAGATGTACGAGGACACCTACCTCGGCACCGGCGATTCCTCCGTGCAGCTGGTCCAGGACATCGGCCTGGACAACGTCGGCCTGAACCCCGACCTTGGCAACCTGATCCGCCTGCACCGTCCCATCGAGGACTGGCGCGAGCTTGTCCACAAGACCCTGCCGTACTCCAACTACTGGCACATGAAGAACTACATCCGCGACGAGGATGTTGCCCGCGACAGCTACATCACCATGCCTGCTCCCATGGAAAGCGGCCTCATTAACTACCGCGAGGCCTTCAAGTACGCATTGTCCATGGGCTTCCAGGGCATCCTCTGCGTTGAGCACTACGGCGGAGACGGCCTGAGCGTCACCGCCAGCAACCAGGATTACCTGCGCCGCCACGTCCTCCCCAAGAACGACGGCTACGCACTGGGCCAGAGCAAGGTAGCCCAGGGTCGCCAGCAGCCCGCATCTACCCAGTTCGCAGGAGTCTAG